One genomic window of Etheostoma spectabile isolate EspeVRDwgs_2016 chromosome 5, UIUC_Espe_1.0, whole genome shotgun sequence includes the following:
- the LOC116690156 gene encoding trichohyalin — MLGRLSQCGAFTVLVFHPVVFLTLIHSCRGQSEVIGPSQPIVALIGEDIILPCYLVPAMNAFDITMEWARPDLDPRFVLVWRDGVELEIKKHPSYRGRTSLFTEELKHGAVSLKLSKVKISDVGTYRCFIPVLGKSATVQLVVGAVSPPVIQSSKNLSAGVLQCESEGWHPEPEVLWLDGDGNLLSAGPTETLRGPDGLYTVSSRVVVEKRQGNNFTCRVQQQDINQTRETHLHVPDEFFMVPSTASTPSTAGSPGLITGSVIGCALLLLIAVVVFVVWKWRQKKFKNKRRSPEDGAEHTEEENKLTSKCDNTGFQILNEREGENAPLMAGREEENNVIGAEDEDRAQSEHKEETQHNQTKPDVDRAEGERDVTSIKNENVSLIPTEVEKHQKQDMTGREVKDDGDEGGAEQTMEPVKADSGRSLVLVAEGPKEQLQSVRADQEEEKEEETWPEPMTDVHKKKQNIKKKRKKKENSKKLQEEQKEQGQQEIERNIQPEEQKTQEREKDEMEPQTEKDNQHVLQDRKQDTSKAGHEEKKGKDQEENQSYITTTTQRKAGNQMEKINESMEKTEEEKMEKEKKRQSEEQDILKRNEDKIETKTQTGDVNQQGLDASKQEAQHEDETGKDQEEEQRKMTPMEERPESPKVQMNENSKETEIKRSQSENNELMPSVSISEVTENPDLKTHQETAGRQEQRLQEENHLQAEERVRNKEETSGRNQKEQPEESSKKVEEEGEEEEMESGKEADSDEPQKTSKKIQQGQVQAEQHLDVKEGIPEKIKVFTAERGGERQGVQQQEPMDNNRRRSIKAERRGKRQLKQEKEFNVSQKQTGKKKRCHEEDSEPTQKRSKKSEEDVNMEQDLIDTEEMEVNSQQDQACMCEEDQEEDMDL; from the exons ATGCTTGGCAGACTGTCCCAGTGTGGTGCATTCACTGTCCTGGTTTTTCACCCTGTTGTCTTCCTCACCCTGATACACTCATGTAGAG GTCAGTCTGAGGTGATTGGTCCATCTCAGCCAATAGTGGCCCTCATTGGTGAGGACATCATTCTTCCGTGTTACCTGGTACCTGCCATGAATGCCTTCGACATCACCATGGAGTGGGCGAGGCCAGACCTGGACCCCAGGTTTGTCCTGGTGTGGCGTGACGGCGTGGAACTGGAGATTAAAAAACATCCGTCCTACAGGGGCCGAACATCTCTGTTCACTGAGGAACTGAAACACGGAGCCGTGTCCCTGAAACTCTCCAAAGTGAAAATATCTGATGTGGGAACATACAGATGCTTCATACCAGTACTAGGCAAATCCGCTACTGTTCAGCTTGTTGTAG GCGCCGTCTCCCCACCTGTAATCCAGAGCAGTAAAAACCTCAGTGCAGGGGTTCTCCAGTGTGAGTCTGAAGGCTGGCACCCAGAGCCTGAGGTGCTGTGGCTGGACGGTGATGGGAACCTCCTCTCTGCCGGACCCACGGAGACTCTCCGAGGTCCTGATGGACTCTACACTGTCAGCAGCAGAGTGGTTGTGGAGAAGAGACAAGGCAACAACTTCACCTGTAGAGTCCAGCAGCAGGACATAAACcagaccagagagacacacctCCACGTCCCAG ATGAGTTCTTCATGGTCCCCAGTACTGCCAGTACTCCCAGTACTGCTGGTAGTCCAGGTCTTATTACTGGCTCAGTTATTGGTTGTGCTCTTCTGCTGTTAATAGCTGTGGTTGTCTTTGTTGTGTGGAAATGGAGACAAAAGAAATTCA aaaacaagagGAGGAGCCCCGAGGACGGAGCTGaacacacagaggaagagaaCAAGCTCACATCcaaatgtgataacacaggattCCAGATTCTGAATGAGCGAGAAGGAGAAAATGCTCCGCTGATggcagggagagaggaagagaataATGTGATTGGAGCAGAGGACGAGGACAGAGCTCAAAGTGAACATAAAGAAGAAACCCAACACAACCAGACCAAACCAGATGTGGACAGggcagaaggagagagagacgttACATCTATAAAGAATGAAAACGTATCTCTGATTCCAACAGAGgtagaaaaacaccaaaaacaagacatgacaggAAGAGAAGTAAAAGATGATGGAGACGAGGGTGGAGCAGAGCAGACGATGGAACCAGTTAAAGCAGATTCAGGACGTTCACTGGTGCTGGTGGCAGAAGGACCAAAAGAGCAGCTGCAAAGTGTCCGCGCTGAtcaggaggaagagaaagaagaagagacatGGCCAGAACCAATGACTGATGTGCAcaagaaaaagcaaaacattaagaaaaagagaaaaaagaaagagaactcGAAGAAGCTCCAGGAGGAACAGAAAGAACAGGGGCAACAGGAGATAGAAAGAAATATTCAACCAGAAGAGCAGAaaacacaagagagagagaaagatgagatGGAACCACAGACAGAAAAGGATAACCAACATGTTCTACAAGACAGAAAGCAGGACACCAGTAAGGCAGGACATGaggaaaagaaagggaaagatCAGGAGGAAAACCAGAGTTACATTACGACAACTACACAAAGAAAGGCAGGAAACcaaatggagaaaatcaatgaGAGTATGgagaagacagaggaagagaagatggagaaagagaagaagaggcagTCAGAGGAGCAGGACATTTTAAAGAGGAATGAGGACAAGATAGagaccaaaacacagacagggGATGTCAACCAGCAAGGGTTAGATGCCAGCAAACAAGAGGCACAACACGAGGATGAGACGGGTAAAGATCAGGAGGAAGAGCAGAGGAAGATGACTCCAATGGAAGAACGGCCAGAAAGCCCAAAGGTGCAAATGAATGAGAACTCCAAGGAGACAGAGATAAAGAGAAGTCAGAGTGAGAATAATGAACTGATGCCATCAGTCAGTATTAGTGAAGTTACAGAGAATCCAGATCTCAAGACACATCAAGAAACAGCAGGGAGACAAGAGCAAAGGCTCCAAGAGGAGAATCATCTCCAGGCAGAGGAACGGGTGAGAAATAAGGAAGAAACATCCGGGAGAAATCAGAAAGAACAGCCAGAGGAATCCTCCAAGAAGGTagaagaagagggtgaagaagaggagatggagagtgGCAAAGAAGCTGACTCTGATGAACCTCAAAAGACGTCCAAGAAGATCCAACAAGGACAGGTACAGGCAGAGCAACATCTGGACGTAAAGGAGGGAATCCCAGAGAAGATAAAAGTGTTTACCGCAGAGAGAGGAGGTGAGAGGCAGGGAGTACAGCAACAAGAGCCTATGGATAACAACAGAAGACGTTCCATAAAGGCCGAGAGAAGAGGAAAACGACAACTTAAACAAGAGAAGGAGTTCAATGTGAGTCAAAAACAGACAGGCAAGAAGAAGAGGTGTCATGAAGAAGACAGTGAGCCAACACAGAAGAGGTCCAAAAAGTCTGAAGAGGACGTCAACATGGAACAAGACCTAATAGATACAGAAGAAATGGAAGTGAATTCACAACAGGATCAAGCATGTATGTGTGAGGAAGACCAAGAGGAGGACATGGACCTTtag
- the sncaip gene encoding synphilin-1, with protein MEAPEYLDLDEIDFSDDSAYSVTSLKSIPELSRRSDGPAEERPAPAINWSRSVSSHTSGGIKPTGLAEVHSKFRPVKRVSPLKHQPETTDSDSEGKVQGLGESGEASKDDPSSDKPTHASTSSDGSGGKAKGLGGSVGVVGGLNPQALFGELEHYDLDMDEILDVPYIKSSQQMSTLPRVPHDKRSVTGSNLGGGTLERTRGGGLKSSALAHNEPLSLGSSSSQTQYCVLSPLKWSDLRKSKSMDPDLHHLHRSPAGGGYQSELLSSGLLSCSSSISSFSDADKLLSARVYPDSQNQRPGMEPPGGSPGMMFPLPGGSVGRQDASKSRAPGPGGGGGGGGSSGPRGFGGGGGAGAEVDEETKKNQNIINIVREGQMSLLPHLAADNLELIRDEDGNNLLHISACQGHADCLQHLTSLIGEDGLNERNSQQLTPAGLGVKNGHLECVRWMVSETEAIAELSCTREHPSLIHYAARYGQEKVLLWLLQFMQEQAISLDEVDQNGNTAVHVAAQYGHLTCIQTLVEYGSNVTVQNQQGERPSQSAERQGHTTCARYLVVVETCMSLASQVVKLTKQLNEQATERITLQKQLQRLMDPAEGNLPDTQIISFPSLDSSSHQPSVEAWPEMMLTAEGTPSDGWLVRQGGVGPDPVLRQLLGKDMSDTLCPRERLPPAGGPGAPGTRRIGLVERRELKLARLKQIMQRSLSESDSDGYPPEEGKSQGASASNTLRPDRPSHLPITEEEPVSNHLNLVMRKHLPSSSSSSCIAERKLAFSLSGSKSADSVGVNPSPTSSDPEAADGKTPDASGDLQDAANGQKAATSPKSALKSPSSRRKTSQNLKLRVTFDEQVHKSSTQEAEQIKGHHGKERTPTGSSESKRPFGAFRSIMETLSGNTNHNNNSGGQSGSTCQNSPGRKSESKSSPGGGGGAKGKSKTSNV; from the exons ATGGAGGCTCCTGAATACCTGGACCTGGATGAGATCGACTTCTCTGATGATTCAGCG TATTCTGTGACGTCTCTGAAGAGCATCCCAGAGTTGTCCAGGAGGAGTGATGGCCCGGCCGAGGAGAGACCTG CTCCAGCCATCAACTGGAGCCGCAGCGTTTCCTCCCACACCAGCGGGGGAATCAAACCCACGGGGCTCGCTGAGGTCCACAGTAAGTTCCGGCCCGTGAAGAGGGTCTCCCCTCTCAAACACCAACCAGAGACCACCGACTCTGACTCAGAGGGTAAAGTCCAGGGCCTGGGGGAGTCCGGGGAGGCCAGTAAGGATGACCCCAGCTCTGACAAACCGACTCATGCATCCACCTCCTCGGATGGGTCGGGAGGGAAGGCGAAGGGCCTGGGCGGCAGCGTTGGTGTCGTTGGAGGGCTCAACCCCCAGGCTCTGTTCGGGGAGCTGGAGCACTATGATCTGGACATGGATGAGATCCTGGACGTGCCTTATATCAAGTCCAGTCAGCAGATGTCCACGCTGCCTCGGGTCCCCCATGACAAGCGCTCGGTGACGGGGAGCAACCTGGGTGGAGGGACCCTGGAGAGGACCCGGGGAGGGGGGCTGAAGAGCTCCGCTTTAGCCCACAACGAGCCTCTGAGCCTGGGCAGCAGCAGCTCACAGACTCAG TATTGTGTTCTGTCTCCGCTGAAGTGGTCCGACCTGAGGAAGTCCAAGTCGATGGATCCAGacctccaccacctccaccgCTCCCCGGCTGGAGGAGGCTACCAGTCGGAGTTGCTCTCCTCCGGACTCCtcagctgctcctcctccatctcttctTTCTCTGATGCAG ACAAGCTGCTGTCTGCGCGGGTCTACCCAGACTCTCAGAACCAGAGGCCGGGCATGGAGCCACCAGGGGGGAGCCCGGGGATGATGTTCCCCCTGCCCGGGGGCAGCGTGGGCAGGCAGGACGCCTCCAAGTCCAGGGCTCCTggtccaggaggaggaggagggggtggaggcAGCAGTGGGCCAAGGGGGtttggaggaggtggaggagcagGAGCGGAGGTGGACGAGGAGACCAAGAAGAACCAGAACATCATCAACATAGTCAGAGAGGGACAGATGTCTTTGCTG CCTCACCTGGCAGCAGACAACCTGGAGCTGATCAGAGACGAGGACGGGAACAACCTGTTGCACATCTCGGCCTGTCAGGGCCACGCTGACTGTCTGCAGCATCTCACCTCCCTGATTGGGGAGGACGGCCTCAACGAACGCAACAGCCAGCAGCTCACCCCCGCAGGTCTGGGAGTTAAG aacGGTCATCTAGAGTGCGTGAGGTGGATGGTGAGCGAGACGGAGGCCATTGCAGAGCTGAGCTGCACCAGAGAACATCCCAGTCTGATCCACTACGCTGCCCGCTATGGACAG gAGAAGGTCTTGTTGTGGTTGCTTCAGTTCATGCAGGAACAGGCGATCTCTCTGGACGAAGTCGACCAGAACGGAAACACTGCTGTCCACGTGGCGGCTCAGTACGGACACCTCACCTGTATACAG aCTCTGGTGGAGTACGGCTCCAACGTGACGGTCCAGAACCAGCAGGGGGAGCGGCCTTCCCAGAGTGCCGAGCGGCAGGGACACACCACCTGCGCTCGGTACCTGGTCGTCGTGGAAACCTGCATGTCGTTGGCCTCCCAGGTTGTTAAACTCACCAAACAGCTCAATGA ACAGGCAACAGAGAGGATTACTTTACAGAAACAACTGCAGAGACTGATGGACCCCGCAGAGGGGAACCTTCCAGACacccag ATTATTTCTTTTCCCTCTCTGGACTCCAGCTCCCATCAGCCCTCAGTGGAGGCGTGGCCAGAGATGATGTTGACAGCAGAGGGGACTCCAAGTGACGGTTGGTTGGTTCGTCAGGGAGGGGTGGGTCCAGACCCAGTTTTGCGGCAGCTGCTGGGGAAGGACATGTCGGACACGCTGTGTCCCAGGGAGAGGCTTCCCCCGGCGGGCGGCCCCGGGGCCCCTGGGACCCGCAGGATCGGGCtggtggagaggagagagctCAAACTAGCAAGACTCAAACAGATTATGCAGCGCTCTCTGAGTGAATCCGATTCGGACGGTTATCCACCAGAGGAGGGTAAAAGTCAAGGAGCCTCTGCCTCAAATACACTGCGACCCGATAGGCCGTCCCATTTGCCAATCACAGAGGAGGAGCCAGTGTCAAACCACCTTAACCTGGTGATGAGGAAGCacctcccttcctcctcttcctcctcatgcATAGCTGAGAGAAAGCTGGCGTTTTCTCTCAGCGGGTCAAAGTCGGCGGACAGCGTCGGTGTTAacccctcccccacctccaGCGACCCCGAGGCGGCAGACGGTAAAACACCAGACGCTTCCGGCGACCTCCAAGACGCCGCCAACGGCCAGAAAGCTGCCACCAGCCCCAAGAGCGCCCTGAAGTCGCCCTCGTCTCGCAGGAAGACGTCCCAAAATCTCAAGCTGAGGGTCACCTTCGACGAGCAGGTCCACAAGAGCTCCACTCAGGAGGCAGAGCAGATCAAAGGGCATCATGGGAAGGAGAGGACTCCAACGGGAAGCTCTGAAAGCAAGCGGCCGTTCGGGGCGTTCCGCTCCATCATGGAAACGCTGAGCGgcaacacaaaccacaacaacaacagcggGGGTCAGTCAGGCTCCACCTGTCAGAACTCACCTGGCAGGAAGTCTGAGAGTAAaagcagccctggcggaggagGGGGGGCTAAGGGCAAGAGCAAAACCAGTAACGTTTAA
- the lox gene encoding protein-lysine 6-oxidase yields the protein MKGLSPNALLLSFAHLCFLCSFLDGARAQEAAGDDDALRRGLTWQHNGQVFSILSRGSQYQPSGRRQSGSPRRGSPVVLLSSGNDTVPAASRGSPRVPVTSGTAQLRAAMRQPPRPEQQPPPASGSDGDSAPVRREDMMVGDDPYNPYKASNYYPYYNYYNSYYRPRPRAPPRHGYGTSYHQNGLPDLVPDPYYIQIASYIQRMSMYNLRCAAEENCLASSASSSSDYDTRVLLRFPQRVKNQGTADFLPSKPRYAWEWHSCHNHFHSMDEFSLYELLDAHTQSQVAEGHKASFCLEDTSCDPGYYRRFACTSHTQGLSPGCYDTYNADIDCQWIDITDVSPGRYILKVTVNPRQQVPESNFNNNVVRCDVQYTGTAAHVSGCTTTSY from the exons ATGAAGGGACTCTCCCCCAATGCATTGCTGCTGTCTTTTGCACATTTATGTTTCCTCTGTAGTTTTCTGGACGGGGCTCGCGCTCAAGAGGCTGCAGGTGATGACGATGCGCTTCGGCGGGGGTTGACATGGCAACATAACGGGCAGGTTTTTAGCATCCTGAGCCGCGGCTCTCAGTACCAGCCGTCCGGTAGGAGGCAATCCGGGTCGCCCCGCCGCGGTAGCCCTGTGGTCCTACTCAGCAGCGGTAACGACACGGTCCCCGCCGCTTCCCGGGGCTCCCCGCGGGTCCCCGTCACCAGCGGCACCGCGCAATTACGCGCGGCGATGCGTCAACCGCCGCGGCCTGAGCAGCAGCCGCCGCCGGCGTCTGGCAGCGACGGAGACTCTGCTCCGGTCAGACGGGAGGACATGATGGTCGGAGATGATCCATACAACCCGTACAAGGCTTCTAACTATTACCCCTATTATAACTACTACAACTCGTActacagacccagacccagggcTCCCCCTCGGCACGGATACGGAACCAGCTACCACCAGAACG GTCTCCCTGATCTGGTTCCCGACCCATACTACATCCAGATCGCCTCCTACATCCAGAGAATGTCCATGTACAACCTGCGCTGTGCTGCGGAGGAGAACTGCCTCGCCTC CTCCGCCAGCTCCTCCTCCGATTATGACACCAGAGTTTTGTTGAGGTTTCCCCAGCGGGTGAAGAACCAGGGAACCGCTGACTTCCTGCCCAGTAAACCACGATATGCCTGGGAGTGGCACAGCTGTCACAA tcACTTCCACAGCATGGATGAGTTCAGCCTGTACGAGCTGCTGGACGCCCACACTCAGAGCCAGGTAGCCGAGGGTCACAAGGCCAGCTTCTGTCTGGAGGACACTTCCTGTGACCCGGGATACTACCGCCGCTTCGCCtgcacctcacacacacag ggTTTGAGCCCAGGTTGTTATGACACCTACAACGCCGACATTGACTGTCAGTGGATCGACATCACTGACGTCTCTCCTGGAAGATACATCCTCAAG GTGACGGTAAACCCCCGGCAGCAGGTTCCAGAGTCCAACTTCAACAACAACGTAGTTCGCTGTGACGTCCAGTACACCGGCACCGCCGCTCACGTGTCTGGATGCACCACAACGTC CTACTGA